Proteins from a single region of Acidovorax sp. NCPPB 3576:
- the folC gene encoding bifunctional tetrahydrofolate synthase/dihydrofolate synthase encodes MHTNFDTLEGWLGHCERLHPKNIDMGLDRVRAVARRMDLRFDCPVITVAGTNGKGSTCAMLEAVALQSGYRTGVYTSPHLVHFEERCRIHGEIVAASDLIAHFAAVESARTLNGEDISLSYFEFTTLAILRLMSLARLDVAILEVGLGGRLDATNVIDTDCAVITSIDIDHTEFLGPDRESIGREKAGIMRTGRPVVVSDPMAPQSVLDHALEIGADLWRFGHDFNFSGDKQQWSWAGRGRRYAGMAYPSLRGANQLVNASGALAALEAVRDRLPVTAQAVRNGLAMVELPGRFQIVPGQPTLVLDVAHNPHSVSALTANLDAMGFFPTTHAVLGAMADKDLGPMLAKIGPLVDRWYFTDLPTPRAQSAAGLQQKWNALQIVAGGRRTVPTSLHADPQQALQAAVDAAEPADRIVVFGSFYTVGGVLTNGTPRLQAKHLGA; translated from the coding sequence ATGCACACCAATTTCGACACCCTGGAAGGCTGGCTCGGCCATTGCGAGCGCCTGCACCCGAAGAACATCGACATGGGCCTGGACCGCGTGCGCGCCGTGGCCCGGCGCATGGATCTGCGGTTCGACTGCCCGGTCATCACCGTGGCCGGCACCAATGGCAAAGGCTCCACCTGCGCCATGCTCGAAGCCGTGGCGCTGCAGTCGGGCTACCGCACCGGGGTGTACACGTCGCCGCACCTGGTGCACTTCGAGGAGCGGTGCCGCATTCACGGCGAGATCGTCGCCGCATCGGATTTGATAGCGCACTTTGCCGCCGTGGAAAGCGCCAGGACCCTGAACGGCGAAGACATTTCGCTGTCGTATTTCGAGTTCACCACGCTGGCGATCCTGCGGCTCATGAGCCTGGCGCGGCTGGATGTGGCCATTCTCGAAGTGGGCCTGGGCGGGCGGCTGGACGCCACCAACGTGATCGACACGGACTGCGCCGTCATCACCAGCATCGACATCGACCACACCGAATTCCTGGGTCCCGACCGCGAATCCATCGGGCGCGAGAAGGCCGGCATCATGCGCACGGGCCGCCCCGTGGTGGTGAGCGATCCCATGGCCCCGCAGAGCGTGCTCGACCATGCGCTGGAAATCGGCGCCGACCTGTGGCGCTTCGGCCATGACTTCAACTTTTCGGGCGACAAGCAGCAGTGGAGCTGGGCCGGGCGGGGCCGCCGCTATGCCGGCATGGCGTATCCCTCCTTGCGGGGCGCCAACCAGCTCGTCAATGCCTCCGGCGCCCTGGCGGCGCTCGAAGCGGTGCGCGACCGGCTTCCGGTCACCGCCCAGGCGGTGCGCAACGGGCTGGCCATGGTGGAGCTGCCCGGGCGCTTCCAGATCGTTCCCGGCCAGCCGACCCTGGTGCTGGATGTGGCCCACAACCCCCATTCGGTGTCGGCGCTGACCGCCAACCTGGACGCGATGGGGTTCTTTCCCACCACGCATGCGGTGCTGGGCGCCATGGCCGACAAGGACCTGGGGCCCATGCTGGCCAAGATCGGCCCGCTGGTGGACCGCTGGTATTTCACCGATCTGCCTACGCCCCGCGCGCAGAGCGCCGCAGGCCTGCAGCAGAAATGGAACGCCCTGCAGATCGTGGCCGGGGGGCGACGCACCGTGCCTACCAGCCTGCACGCGGACCCCCAGCAGGCACTGCAGGCCGCCGTCGATGCCGCGGAGCCGGCTGATAGAATCGTGGTCTTTGGCTCGTTCTACACGGTGGGCGGCGTTCTGACCAATGGAACGCCTCGCCTGCAGGCCAAGCATCTGGGCGCATAA
- a CDS encoding SPOR domain-containing protein, whose amino-acid sequence MAFFKFRWPGSKEQPDKPAGKRSRNAQAESIDAMRRRARHRLIGAAVLVLLGVVGFPILFDTQPRPIPVDIPIDIPDRNKVAPLVVPEAAPARPAAPAPAMASAGGLAEGEEVVPSSRNAPKPAASAPVHAPAPAPAVVSKPEARAEPKPAPRPEPKPQVHESKPEPKPEPKPEAKPQRSEDAARARALLEGRDTQPAAAAASKSEEGRLIVQVGAFADAEKAREVRQSLERAGLKTYTQVVDTKDGKRTRVRVGPYASRAEADKAAARVKGLGLSASVLAL is encoded by the coding sequence ATGGCATTTTTCAAGTTTCGGTGGCCCGGCAGCAAGGAGCAACCCGACAAACCCGCGGGTAAGCGTTCGCGCAATGCCCAGGCCGAGAGCATCGATGCCATGCGCCGTCGCGCACGGCATCGGCTGATCGGCGCAGCGGTGCTGGTGTTGCTGGGGGTGGTGGGTTTCCCCATCCTGTTCGACACCCAGCCGCGCCCCATCCCGGTCGATATTCCCATCGACATTCCCGATCGCAACAAGGTGGCTCCCCTGGTGGTGCCCGAAGCGGCGCCAGCTCGTCCGGCGGCCCCGGCCCCGGCCATGGCGTCGGCCGGTGGCTTGGCCGAAGGCGAAGAGGTCGTGCCGTCCAGCCGCAACGCGCCCAAGCCGGCGGCGTCTGCGCCGGTCCATGCTCCGGCTCCTGCGCCTGCGGTGGTGTCCAAGCCCGAGGCGCGGGCCGAGCCCAAGCCGGCCCCCCGGCCAGAGCCCAAGCCGCAGGTCCACGAATCGAAGCCGGAACCCAAACCCGAACCCAAGCCCGAAGCCAAACCGCAGCGCTCGGAAGACGCGGCGCGTGCGCGGGCCTTGCTCGAAGGGCGCGATACCCAGCCGGCCGCTGCGGCGGCTTCCAAAAGCGAAGAGGGCCGGCTGATCGTGCAGGTGGGTGCCTTCGCCGATGCCGAAAAGGCCCGCGAAGTGCGCCAGTCGCTGGAGCGCGCCGGTCTCAAGACTTACACCCAGGTGGTGGACACCAAGGACGGTAAACGCACCCGTGTGCGGGTCGGCCCCTATGCCTCCCGCGCCGAAGCGGACAAGGCCGCCGCGCGCGTGAAGGGCCTGGGCCTGTCGGCTTCGGTTCTTGCGCTGTAG
- a CDS encoding CvpA family protein — MASLDWIFLAVLLGSLVLGAWRGLIYEVLSLAGWVMAFFMAQWWAEDVGRWLPISDSAESVRHAAGFALAFIGTLFACGFLAWLAKKLIEAVGLRPVDRTLGAAFGALRGMVLLLAASLVVLWTPLHEGLWWKESQAAPMLTGMLEVLKPALPPALGRHLPS; from the coding sequence ATGGCATCGCTGGACTGGATTTTCTTGGCGGTGTTGCTGGGGTCCCTGGTGCTGGGGGCTTGGCGCGGGCTGATTTATGAAGTGTTGTCGCTGGCGGGTTGGGTCATGGCCTTTTTCATGGCCCAGTGGTGGGCCGAGGACGTGGGGCGCTGGCTGCCGATTTCCGATTCGGCCGAGTCGGTCCGGCATGCCGCAGGATTTGCCCTGGCATTCATCGGCACGCTGTTCGCCTGTGGATTTCTCGCCTGGTTGGCCAAGAAGCTGATCGAGGCGGTGGGCCTTCGGCCTGTGGACCGCACGCTCGGTGCCGCCTTTGGGGCACTGCGGGGCATGGTGTTACTGCTGGCCGCATCGCTGGTGGTGCTGTGGACCCCTTTGCATGAGGGGCTATGGTGGAAAGAGTCCCAGGCCGCCCCCATGTTGACGGGCATGCTGGAAGTTTTGAAGCCGGCTTTGCCGCCAGCGCTGGGAAGGCATCTGCCTTCATGA
- the purF gene encoding amidophosphoribosyltransferase — protein MCGIVGVVSTAPVNQLVYDALLLLQHRGQDAAGIVTQQGRKFFMHKAKGMVRDVFRTRNMRALPGTVGLGQVRYPTAGNAYSEEEAQPFYVNAPFGLVLVHNGNLTNAQSLRAELFSTDHRHTNTESDSEVLLNVFAHELERATRGVPLQTEDVFAAVRAVHRRVKGSYAVIALIAGHGLVAFRDPHGIRPLCMGRSPEGTVMVGSESVALEGTNHVFERDIQPGEAVFITDDGTVHAQQCADAPQLNPCIFEFVYLARPDSVLDGISVYQARLNLGEALAKRVISTVPPNEIDVIIPIPESSRPSATQLAHLLGIPYREGFVKNRYVGRTFIMPGQGVRKKSVRQKLNVIASEFKGRNVLLVDDSIVRGTTSREIVQMARDAGARKVYLASAAPPVRYPNVYGIDMPTSSELVAHGRTVEEVRQSIGCDALIYQDVNGMKKAIGSLNGRIEGFDASCFDGVYVTGDITAQDIARLNEGRVGVEEPQEEDTSRLALPNAQDA, from the coding sequence ATGTGTGGAATCGTCGGCGTGGTCAGCACGGCTCCTGTCAACCAACTGGTCTATGACGCTCTGCTGCTGTTGCAGCACCGGGGCCAGGATGCGGCGGGCATCGTCACCCAGCAGGGTCGCAAGTTCTTCATGCACAAGGCCAAAGGCATGGTGCGCGACGTGTTTCGCACGCGCAACATGCGTGCGCTGCCGGGCACGGTCGGCCTGGGTCAAGTGCGCTATCCCACGGCAGGCAACGCCTACAGCGAGGAAGAAGCCCAGCCGTTCTACGTGAACGCCCCCTTCGGCCTGGTGCTGGTGCACAACGGCAACCTGACCAATGCGCAATCGCTGCGCGCGGAACTGTTTTCGACAGACCACCGCCACACCAACACCGAGAGCGACTCCGAAGTGCTGCTCAACGTGTTCGCGCATGAGCTGGAGCGTGCCACTCGCGGTGTACCTCTGCAGACCGAGGACGTGTTCGCAGCCGTGCGCGCCGTGCACCGCCGCGTGAAGGGTTCCTACGCCGTGATCGCGCTGATCGCCGGCCACGGGCTGGTCGCTTTCCGCGATCCCCACGGCATCCGCCCGCTGTGCATGGGGCGCAGCCCGGAAGGCACTGTGATGGTCGGCAGCGAGTCGGTGGCCCTGGAAGGGACCAACCACGTTTTCGAGCGCGATATCCAGCCGGGTGAGGCCGTGTTCATCACGGACGACGGCACGGTGCATGCGCAGCAATGCGCCGATGCGCCGCAGCTCAACCCCTGCATCTTCGAGTTCGTCTATTTGGCGCGTCCCGACTCGGTGCTCGACGGCATCTCGGTGTACCAGGCCCGCCTGAACCTCGGCGAGGCATTGGCCAAGCGTGTGATCTCCACCGTGCCGCCCAACGAGATCGACGTGATCATTCCTATCCCGGAATCGAGCCGGCCGAGTGCAACGCAGTTGGCGCATCTGCTGGGTATTCCATACCGCGAAGGCTTCGTCAAGAACCGCTACGTGGGTCGCACTTTCATCATGCCGGGGCAGGGCGTGCGCAAGAAGTCCGTACGGCAAAAACTCAACGTCATCGCCAGCGAATTCAAGGGCCGCAACGTGCTGCTGGTGGACGACTCCATCGTGCGCGGAACCACCTCGCGCGAGATCGTTCAGATGGCGCGCGATGCAGGTGCCCGCAAGGTGTACCTGGCCAGCGCTGCGCCGCCGGTGCGCTATCCCAACGTTTACGGTATCGACATGCCCACCAGCAGCGAGTTGGTGGCCCACGGCCGCACGGTCGAAGAGGTCCGGCAGTCCATCGGCTGCGATGCGCTGATCTACCAGGACGTCAACGGCATGAAGAAGGCCATCGGTTCCTTGAACGGGCGCATCGAAGGCTTCGACGCGTCGTGCTTCGACGGCGTGTATGTGACAGGCGACATCACCGCGCAGGACATCGCACGGTTGAACGAAGGCCGTGTGGGAGTGGAGGAGCCGCAGGAGGAAGACACCTCCCGCCTGGCCTTGCCCAACGCACAAGACGCTTGA
- a CDS encoding O-succinylhomoserine sulfhydrylase yields MNSPLNARTLPEGLHPDTLAVREAIPRSVYGEHSEALYLSSSFVQPDAATAARRFAGEEEGYTYTRTGNPTVTSFERRLAALEGTESAIGTATGMSAILLMCLALLKTGDHVICSRSMFGSTIKLIGGELSRFGVHTTFVPQTDAAAWKAALRPETRLMFAETPTNPLTDLCDIQALADIAHEAGVLLAVDNCFASPALQQPAKWGADLVLHSGTKFLDGQGRVMAGAVCGPRALIDDKLAPMIRSAGMNLSPFNAWVVLKGMETLSIRMKAQSANALQLATWLESHPQVRRVYYPGLASHPQHALAMRQQSGLGGAVVSFDVKVKEGDPASARAQAFHVIDSTRVCSITANLGDTKTTITHPASTSHGRLTEEQRQAAGLGQGLIRVAVGLEHIEDLKADLARGLDTLQ; encoded by the coding sequence ATGAATTCCCCCTTGAATGCCCGGACCCTTCCCGAAGGCCTGCACCCCGACACGCTGGCGGTGCGCGAAGCCATTCCCCGCAGCGTGTACGGCGAGCATTCCGAAGCGCTGTATCTGAGCAGCAGCTTTGTGCAGCCCGACGCGGCGACGGCGGCGCGCCGGTTTGCCGGCGAGGAAGAGGGCTATACCTACACCCGGACCGGCAATCCCACGGTCACGAGCTTCGAGCGGCGCCTGGCCGCCCTGGAAGGCACCGAGTCCGCGATCGGCACCGCCACCGGCATGTCGGCCATCCTGCTCATGTGCCTGGCGCTGCTCAAGACCGGCGACCATGTGATCTGCTCCCGGTCGATGTTCGGATCGACCATCAAGCTCATCGGCGGAGAGCTGTCGCGTTTCGGTGTGCACACCACCTTCGTGCCACAGACCGATGCGGCCGCATGGAAGGCCGCGCTGCGTCCGGAAACGCGGCTCATGTTTGCGGAAACCCCCACCAATCCGCTGACCGATCTGTGCGACATCCAGGCGCTGGCCGACATTGCCCACGAAGCGGGCGTGCTGCTCGCCGTGGACAACTGCTTTGCCTCTCCCGCCTTGCAGCAACCCGCCAAATGGGGTGCGGATCTGGTCCTGCACTCCGGCACCAAGTTCCTCGACGGACAGGGCCGGGTGATGGCAGGGGCCGTGTGCGGACCCCGCGCGCTCATCGACGACAAGCTCGCGCCCATGATCCGCAGCGCGGGCATGAATCTGTCGCCCTTCAATGCATGGGTGGTGCTCAAGGGCATGGAAACCTTGTCCATCCGCATGAAGGCGCAAAGCGCCAACGCGCTGCAGCTGGCCACCTGGCTCGAATCGCATCCGCAGGTGAGGCGGGTGTACTACCCGGGGCTGGCGTCCCATCCCCAGCATGCGCTGGCCATGCGCCAGCAATCCGGCCTTGGCGGCGCCGTTGTATCGTTCGATGTCAAGGTGAAAGAGGGCGATCCGGCCTCGGCCCGTGCGCAGGCATTCCATGTGATCGATAGCACGCGGGTGTGCAGCATCACGGCCAATCTCGGCGACACCAAGACCACCATCACCCATCCCGCCAGCACCTCGCATGGCCGCCTGACCGAAGAGCAGCGCCAGGCTGCCGGCCTGGGGCAAGGCCTGATCCGCGTGGCGGTCGGGCTGGAACACATCGAAGATTTGAAGGCCGACCTCGCGCGCGGCCTGGATACCCTGCAATGA
- the gltX gene encoding glutamate--tRNA ligase produces the protein MTEANLTQRVRTRFAPSPTGFIHLGNIRSALYPWAFARATGGDFILRIEDTDLERSSQAAVDVILEGMEWLGMQPDEGPFYQMQRMDRYKEVLAQLQEAGHVYPCYMSVQELDALRERQMQAKEKPRYDGTWRPEPGKTLPAVPQGVQPVLRFRNPLGGSVVWEDKVKGRIEISNDELDDLVIARPDGTPTYNFCVVVDDIDMAITHVIRGDDHVNNTPRQINIFESLGKQPPVYAHLPTVLNEQGEKMSKRNGAKPVTQYRDEGYLPEAMVNYLARLGWSHGDDEIFSREQFLQWFNLDHLGRSAAQFDEAKLRWVNAQHLKTMADDALAALVAPRLEQRGVSAAELADGRLPRICALFKDRCDTVVALADWAFVFYGDVAPNPEEYAKHVTDAVWPAIDALAQALGTCAWDKAAISTAFKEVLAVHSLKMPQLAMPVRVLTVGTAHTPSVDAVLELVGREKIAARLRKP, from the coding sequence ATGACCGAAGCCAACCTGACCCAGCGCGTTCGCACGCGTTTCGCTCCCTCGCCCACGGGGTTCATCCATCTGGGGAACATTCGCTCCGCCCTGTACCCCTGGGCGTTCGCCCGCGCGACGGGTGGCGATTTCATCCTCCGCATCGAGGACACCGACCTGGAGCGGTCCAGCCAGGCCGCCGTGGACGTGATTCTGGAAGGAATGGAATGGCTCGGCATGCAGCCTGACGAAGGCCCGTTCTATCAGATGCAGCGCATGGACCGGTACAAGGAAGTTCTGGCCCAGTTGCAGGAGGCCGGCCATGTCTATCCTTGCTACATGAGCGTTCAGGAGCTCGACGCGCTGCGCGAACGGCAGATGCAGGCCAAGGAAAAGCCACGCTATGACGGCACCTGGCGTCCCGAGCCTGGCAAGACCCTGCCGGCAGTGCCGCAGGGCGTGCAGCCGGTGCTGCGTTTTCGCAACCCTCTGGGCGGCTCCGTCGTCTGGGAAGACAAGGTCAAGGGACGCATCGAGATCAGCAACGATGAACTTGACGATCTGGTCATTGCAAGGCCGGATGGAACGCCAACGTACAACTTCTGCGTGGTGGTCGATGACATCGACATGGCGATCACGCATGTGATCCGTGGCGACGACCATGTGAACAACACCCCGCGGCAGATCAACATCTTCGAATCCCTCGGCAAGCAGCCGCCGGTGTATGCCCACCTGCCCACCGTGCTCAATGAGCAGGGCGAAAAGATGAGCAAGCGCAACGGCGCCAAGCCCGTCACCCAGTATCGCGATGAAGGCTACCTGCCCGAAGCCATGGTGAACTATCTGGCCCGCCTGGGCTGGAGCCACGGCGACGACGAAATCTTCAGCCGCGAGCAGTTCTTGCAGTGGTTCAATCTCGATCATCTGGGGCGCAGCGCTGCCCAGTTCGACGAAGCCAAGCTGCGCTGGGTGAATGCCCAGCATTTGAAAACCATGGCGGACGACGCGTTGGCCGCGCTCGTGGCGCCGCGGCTGGAACAGCGGGGCGTTTCTGCGGCAGAGCTTGCCGATGGCCGCCTGCCGCGCATCTGTGCGCTGTTCAAGGACCGCTGCGATACGGTCGTGGCGCTGGCTGACTGGGCTTTCGTGTTCTACGGCGATGTCGCTCCCAACCCCGAGGAATACGCCAAACACGTGACCGATGCGGTCTGGCCTGCCATTGATGCATTGGCGCAGGCCCTTGGCACTTGTGCATGGGACAAGGCGGCAATTTCTACGGCGTTCAAGGAAGTGCTGGCGGTCCATTCGCTCAAGATGCCGCAATTGGCCATGCCCGTGCGCGTGTTGACGGTGGGAACGGCCCACACACCTTCCGTCGATGCCGTACTCGAACTCGTAGGCCGCGAAAAAATCGCAGCGAGATTGCGGAAGCCTTAA